GGTGAACCTTATCTGGCTGACTCCCGGCTGGGTGAATATTTTAACGCCAGTGTCCAGCGGGATGAAACAATGCAAATATTAGAACTGAATTACCCCCGCTATGATCTGGACCTTTCCATGTATCTTGATTGGTGGGGGGAATGTTTCGATTAGCGGAATAGCCTTTGCTATAATCCGGCAATTTATGATATACTGATAATTACGAATATAGGAGTATAAAGAAATGAGGGAATAAGTTGAAAAAGGCAATCATCGAAATGGCTCAGGGAAAAATTGAAATCGAGTTATTTGCAAAGGATGCCCCAAATACAGTTGCTAATTTTGAAAAATTAATTACAGAAGGATTCTATGACGGCTTAACCTTCCATCGCGTCATAAAGGGCTTCGTTGCCCAAGGCGGCTGTCCTAACGGCAATGGAACCGGCGGCCCCGGTTATACGATTCCCTGCGAAACAAAAGGCAACCCCAATAAACACGAGCGGGGTTCTCTGTCCATGGCTCATCGCGGCCCTAACACCGGCGGCAGCCAGTTTTTCATCGTTTACGAGCCACAGCCCCATCTGGACGGCGTACATACCGTATTTGGCAAAGTCATCCAGGGCATGGATGTGGTCGAGCAGATTCAGCCCGGCGACGTTATGAACCGGGTAAGCGTGGTAGAGGAATAACGAGCCGTGGAACATGTCAGTATCGAAATGTTGGCCTTTTTGATAACCGCCGGTTTTATCGCCGCGTTTATTGATTCGGTGGTGGGCGGCGGCGGCCTGATCTCCCTGCCGGCTTTACTCCTGACCGGAATGCCTCCCCAAATGGCCTTAGGCAGCAATAAAATGGCCAGTGTGATGGGCAGCCTTACCAGCACACTGTCGTTTATGAAATCAGGGAAAATCGATTACACTCTGATTAAGTATCTGTTCCCGTTATCGTTAATCGGATCGGCCTTGGGCGTATATGTCGTGCAGCAAATTCCTTCTTCCTTCTTAAAGCCCCTGGTTGTTGTGCTGCTGATTGCGGTTACGATTTACAGCCTGATAAAAAAGGACTGGGGCAGCACGTCTACCTATGACGGCATCATCACTCCCCGGGTTGCCTGGATCGGCGGCCTTGCCGCCTTCTCCCTGGGTTTTTATGACGGCTTTTTTGGTCCCGGCGCCGGTTCTTTTATGCTTTTTTCCTTTCTCTTTATCGGCTTTGATTTCGTCGTTGCCGCCGGCAATGCCAGAGCCATCAATTTTGCCAGCAATATCGCCGCCGTCATCTCCTTCGGTCTAATCGGTTCAATTAATTTCTACTACAGTATCCCCATGGGTCTGGCTATGATTGCCGGGGCTTTCACCGGTTCCCGCCTGGCCATTTCCAAAGGCGCGTCCTATGTCCGCCCCCTGTTTATCAGCGTCTCCACCCTCTTAATCGGCAAGCAGTTATGGGACTTGCTGCATTGAGGAGAGGAGGGCTCATGGCTCATGGCTCATAGCACTTGGCACTTGGGGTATTGGGGTATGATCATTCCCCTCCACGTTTTTAGGGTTCGTCAGTCGAATTATGCAGAGCGGGGGTGGCGCGAAGCGACGGGGTGTGTACGGGTTGGCTCCTGGCACATGGCTAATTGTCGTTGCAGGAGCAGCGAGACGATCTCCGCGAGTTTTTGCCTCCATCCATCTTTTGAATCGCCACGGCAAGCGGCCTGCGATGACACCTGATTTGATTTTAGCCCTTAGCGGCCCGGCTTTTCTGCCGGGCCTTTTTTTGCCTGTTTACATAGGGACTGCCAGCGTTCCAAAAATTCCTGGCGGGGCATACAATAGGGTAGCTTCATGTTGCAAGAAGAAGCTGACCTATTTTTGCCTGACCGGTAATACATTATACTAAGTCAGCTACAAGAAGGGAGCGTAAATGCATGGCCGATTTTGATTTTACCGCCTTTATAAAAAAGGACCGGGAAGAGCGGCAGCAACGGCCTTTCTCCGGTACTCTGCTGGATTACCTGACGCTAGTGAAAAATGACCCCCGCCGCGAATCAATGCTGGCCCACCAGCGCTTGTACGAACTGCTGACAGCGCCCGGGGTGGAAGTGATCCAAACGGAAGAACAGCCCCGCTTAAAGAAGCTTTACGGCAGCGATACCCTGAAACGCTATGCTTTTTTTAAAAATGATTTCTTTGGCATTGATAACAGCATCATGAAAATTATGCGTTACTTTCACTCCGCCGCCATGCAAGGCGAAGAATCCCGCCAGGTACTGTACCTGGTAGGGCCGGTAGGTGCCGGTAAATCCTCGCTGATGGAAGCCTTTAAACGTGCTTTGGAAACCAGCCCGCCTATTTTTGTAATACAAGGCTGCCCAATGCGGGAAACGCCGCTCCACCTGATCCCCAAACACCTGCGGCCGGAATTTGAAAACAGGCTGGGCCTAAAAATAGAAGGCGACCTTTGCCCCCTCTGCCGTTATCGCCTTAAAACCGACTACAACGGTGAATTTGAACGTTTCCCGGTTGCAGCCGCCGGATTTTCCATCCGCTCGCGCAAAGGCATCGGCGTTGTTCCGCCGGTGGATCCCAATAATCAGGATACTTCGGTTCTTATCGGCTCGGTAGATATCTCCAAGCTGGATTTGTACGCCGAAGACGACCCCCGGGTTCTGTCCTTAAACGGCGCTTTTAATGTTGGCAACCGGGGCATTGTTGAATTTATTGAGGTGTTCAAAAATGAAGTGGAATATCTCCATGCCATGATTACCGCCACCCAGGAAAAATCCATTCCCTCTCCCGGCAAAGGGCCGATGATCTATTTTGACGGCATTATCCTGGCCCACTCCAATGAAGCCGAATGGAACAAATTCAAATCCGATCATACCAACGAAGCCATTCTGGACCGAATTGTAAAGGTGGAAGTTCCTTACTGCCTGGAACTGGCTGAAGAAGTCAAAATTTATCGCAAAATTCTCCGCAACAGCAGTTTTGACGCTCATATCGCCCCTCATACCATTGAAATGGCCTCTATGTTTGCCATTCTCACCCGCCTCACTCCCTCCAACAAGGTAGACACCTTAACCAAGTTAAAAATCTACAACGGAGAAGAAATTGTCGAACAGGGTTCCACCAAGAAGGTCGATATCTTAGAACTGCGGGAAGAAGCCCAGCGGGAAGGTATGACCGGTATTTCCACCCGGTTTATTATGAAAGCCATTGACACGGCTTTGTCCGAATCGGAAAACAATTGCATCAATCCCCTGGCAGTTCTTGACACCCTGATCAAAGCCACCAAAGAATTGTCGGTGGC
This genomic interval from Veillonellales bacterium contains the following:
- a CDS encoding peptidylprolyl isomerase; translated protein: MKKAIIEMAQGKIEIELFAKDAPNTVANFEKLITEGFYDGLTFHRVIKGFVAQGGCPNGNGTGGPGYTIPCETKGNPNKHERGSLSMAHRGPNTGGSQFFIVYEPQPHLDGVHTVFGKVIQGMDVVEQIQPGDVMNRVSVVEE
- a CDS encoding TSUP family transporter; this encodes MEHVSIEMLAFLITAGFIAAFIDSVVGGGGLISLPALLLTGMPPQMALGSNKMASVMGSLTSTLSFMKSGKIDYTLIKYLFPLSLIGSALGVYVVQQIPSSFLKPLVVVLLIAVTIYSLIKKDWGSTSTYDGIITPRVAWIGGLAAFSLGFYDGFFGPGAGSFMLFSFLFIGFDFVVAAGNARAINFASNIAAVISFGLIGSINFYYSIPMGLAMIAGAFTGSRLAISKGASYVRPLFISVSTLLIGKQLWDLLH
- a CDS encoding PrkA family serine protein kinase — encoded protein: MADFDFTAFIKKDREERQQRPFSGTLLDYLTLVKNDPRRESMLAHQRLYELLTAPGVEVIQTEEQPRLKKLYGSDTLKRYAFFKNDFFGIDNSIMKIMRYFHSAAMQGEESRQVLYLVGPVGAGKSSLMEAFKRALETSPPIFVIQGCPMRETPLHLIPKHLRPEFENRLGLKIEGDLCPLCRYRLKTDYNGEFERFPVAAAGFSIRSRKGIGVVPPVDPNNQDTSVLIGSVDISKLDLYAEDDPRVLSLNGAFNVGNRGIVEFIEVFKNEVEYLHAMITATQEKSIPSPGKGPMIYFDGIILAHSNEAEWNKFKSDHTNEAILDRIVKVEVPYCLELAEEVKIYRKILRNSSFDAHIAPHTIEMASMFAILTRLTPSNKVDTLTKLKIYNGEEIVEQGSTKKVDILELREEAQREGMTGISTRFIMKAIDTALSESENNCINPLAVLDTLIKATKELSVADDEKKRYLGFLQDTVKKEYHKILEKEVTRAFIHGYREQAEILFNNYLDHAEAFVNSTKLKDKNTGEDLPPDNKFLQSIEEQIGITGTAALGFRQDVAAYMFSLLRNHGKIDYRSYEPLKEAIEKKLTASVKELSRIITKARVRDRDQDSKYNAMVEEMKQSGYCDHCCNVILKYAANNLWKD